Proteins from one Flammeovirgaceae bacterium genomic window:
- a CDS encoding UpxY family transcription antiterminator: MKPETNKSWYVFYTKSRHEKKVRDLLMKRGYEAFLPMQKVMRQWSDRKKKVEVPLFNSYIFVNTQEHRIPEVLQIPGISWNIRHNNKPATLHPKEYELIQRFLATGLTIEVIAADEIGKGDKVMVMDGPLKGAVGSVASSHPNRFMVSLDMLDNVMRVQLDPTLLKKTGN; encoded by the coding sequence TTGAAACCTGAAACCAACAAATCCTGGTACGTATTTTACACCAAAAGCCGTCACGAAAAAAAAGTGAGGGACTTGCTGATGAAAAGGGGCTATGAGGCCTTCCTTCCCATGCAAAAGGTAATGCGGCAGTGGAGCGACCGCAAAAAGAAAGTGGAAGTACCCCTGTTCAACTCGTACATATTTGTCAACACCCAGGAGCACCGTATTCCTGAGGTGCTGCAAATCCCCGGAATCTCCTGGAACATCCGCCACAACAACAAGCCCGCCACACTGCATCCCAAGGAATACGAACTGATACAGCGCTTCCTGGCCACCGGCCTCACCATAGAGGTAATTGCCGCGGATGAAATTGGCAAGGGGGACAAGGTAATGGTAATGGATGGCCCCCTGAAAGGCGCTGTCGGGTCAGTTGCTTCATCGCACCCCAACCGGTTTATGGTCTCCCTCGACATGCTGGACAACGTCATGCGGGTACAACTCGACCCCACCCTCTTAAAGAAAACCGGCAACTAG
- the cysD gene encoding sulfate adenylyltransferase subunit CysD, with amino-acid sequence MNSYYLSHLEELESEAIFVMREVVAQFENPSLLFSGGKDSIVLAHLSKKAFGPARIPFPLVHIDTGHNFPETIGFRDALVDKLGVRLVVGSVQESIDKSRVVEEKGINASRNALQTVTLLDTLAQHQFDVAMGGARRDEEKARAKERFFSHRDEFGQWDPKNQRPELWNLYNGRKGIGEHFRVFPISNWTEMDVWQYIQKENIALPKLYYAHDREVVQRNGTWLSTSPYLPLSPDDKPVVKRVRFRTCGDMPITGAIESSADTIEKVILEVAASRQTERGSRADDKRGETAMEDRKKSGYF; translated from the coding sequence ATGAATTCCTACTATTTGTCCCACCTGGAAGAGCTCGAATCGGAGGCCATTTTCGTCATGCGCGAGGTGGTGGCCCAGTTTGAAAATCCCTCCCTCCTGTTTTCGGGGGGCAAGGATTCCATCGTGCTGGCACACCTGTCCAAAAAAGCATTCGGCCCTGCCCGCATTCCGTTCCCACTGGTGCACATCGACACCGGCCACAATTTCCCGGAGACGATAGGGTTCAGGGATGCGCTGGTGGATAAGCTGGGCGTGCGCCTGGTCGTGGGGTCCGTACAGGAGTCCATAGACAAAAGCCGTGTGGTGGAGGAGAAAGGCATTAACGCCAGCAGGAACGCCTTGCAAACGGTGACTTTGCTGGATACCCTGGCGCAGCACCAGTTCGATGTGGCCATGGGGGGCGCCCGCAGGGACGAGGAGAAAGCCCGCGCCAAAGAACGCTTTTTCTCCCACCGGGACGAATTTGGCCAATGGGACCCCAAAAACCAACGCCCCGAACTGTGGAACCTGTACAACGGGCGTAAGGGCATAGGCGAACATTTCAGGGTCTTCCCTATATCTAACTGGACGGAAATGGACGTGTGGCAATATATCCAAAAGGAAAACATCGCCCTGCCAAAATTGTATTACGCCCACGACCGTGAAGTGGTCCAACGCAACGGCACATGGCTGTCGACTTCGCCTTATTTGCCACTCTCTCCGGATGACAAGCCTGTGGTAAAACGCGTTCGGTTCAGGACATGTGGCGACATGCCCATCACAGGGGCCATAGAGTCCTCTGCCGACACCATTGAAAAAGTAATCCTGGAAGTAGCAGCCTCACGCCAAACGGAAAGGGGCTCCCGCGCAGACGACAAACGGGGCGAAACCGCCATGGAGGACAGGAAGAAGTCGGGATATTTTTAG
- the cysN gene encoding sulfate adenylyltransferase subunit CysN, with protein sequence MNQLLRFTTAGSVDDGKSTLIGRLLYDSKSIFEDQLEAVQASSTKKGFDYVDLSMLTDGLKSEREQGITIDVAYRYFNTPKRKFIIADTPGHIQYTRNMVTGASTANLAIILIDARKGLVEQTYRHSFIASLLKIPHIIVCINKMDLVDYDQKVFDTISRDYKAFSAKLDVHDIQFVPISALNGDNVVNRSEKMSWYGGATLLHILENVHIESDHNHIDARFPVQYVIRPQTKENPDFRGYAGRVGGGIFRPGDEVIILPSGFSSRIKEIRLGDEVLNEAFAPMSVTMTLEDELDISRGDLIAKPGNQPEASQDLEMMVCWMSQKPLNVNSKYTVKHTTKEVKGIFKAIQYKLDISSLKRIPDAPQLEMNEIGKVHLRVSQPLFPDSYRRNRITGSVILIEEGTNETVGAGMIV encoded by the coding sequence ATGAACCAACTCCTACGATTCACTACAGCAGGAAGTGTGGATGACGGCAAAAGCACTTTGATCGGCAGGCTGCTGTACGACAGCAAATCCATCTTTGAAGACCAATTGGAAGCGGTGCAGGCATCAAGCACAAAAAAAGGTTTCGACTACGTGGACCTCTCCATGCTCACCGATGGTTTGAAGTCCGAGCGCGAGCAGGGCATCACCATAGACGTGGCCTACCGGTATTTCAACACTCCGAAAAGAAAATTCATCATAGCCGACACCCCCGGCCACATCCAGTACACCCGCAACATGGTGACAGGCGCCTCTACAGCCAACCTGGCCATAATTTTGATTGATGCACGTAAAGGTTTGGTAGAGCAAACCTACAGGCATTCTTTCATCGCTTCACTGCTGAAGATCCCGCACATCATTGTATGCATCAATAAGATGGATTTGGTGGATTATGATCAAAAAGTATTTGATACAATCTCCAGGGACTACAAAGCATTTTCAGCCAAGCTGGATGTGCATGATATTCAATTTGTTCCCATCAGTGCACTCAATGGCGATAATGTGGTCAACCGTTCTGAAAAGATGAGCTGGTACGGAGGCGCAACCTTGTTGCACATTTTAGAAAACGTCCACATTGAAAGTGATCACAATCATATTGATGCCCGTTTTCCGGTACAGTACGTCATCCGCCCGCAGACAAAAGAAAATCCAGATTTCAGGGGATATGCGGGTAGGGTAGGAGGAGGGATATTTAGACCGGGTGATGAGGTGATTATTTTGCCTTCGGGTTTTAGTTCAAGGATTAAAGAAATCAGGCTAGGGGATGAGGTGCTGAACGAAGCATTCGCACCCATGTCGGTAACGATGACGCTGGAAGATGAATTGGACATCAGCAGAGGTGATCTCATCGCAAAGCCGGGCAACCAGCCGGAGGCAAGCCAAGACCTGGAGATGATGGTATGCTGGATGAGTCAAAAGCCATTGAATGTAAATTCAAAGTACACAGTGAAGCACACCACCAAAGAGGTAAAAGGAATATTCAAGGCCATACAATACAAGCTGGATATCAGCAGTCTGAAAAGGATCCCCGATGCCCCACAACTTGAGATGAATGAAATCGGCAAGGTCCACCTGCGGGTGTCCCAACCCCTGTTCCCGGACAGCTACAGGCGCAACCGGATTACCGGATCTGTGATCTTAATCGAAGAAGGAACCAATGAAACGGTAGGTGCGGGGATGATTGTATAA
- a CDS encoding HAD hydrolase family protein encodes MPAREVLNKYTKTLIRKATAIKAIFFDVDGVLTDGKIIYDGEGRESKHFNVKDGQIIGHLKKAGIIVGAISGRDSAAVAKRCAELKLDFCHQGILDKGEVFKKLAGFHKLKKKEVAYIGDDINDLAAFRLSGLPVCPADAPVYIRKMAAVVTKAKGGEGVLREVGDLVLAAKGILSKILKHK; translated from the coding sequence ATGCCGGCCAGGGAAGTTTTGAATAAATACACAAAAACGCTTATTCGCAAGGCCACCGCTATCAAGGCCATATTTTTTGATGTGGATGGCGTGCTCACCGATGGAAAGATCATCTACGATGGCGAGGGACGCGAATCAAAGCATTTCAATGTAAAAGACGGGCAAATCATCGGCCACCTGAAGAAGGCAGGGATTATTGTGGGCGCCATTTCAGGCCGCGATTCGGCCGCGGTGGCAAAGCGTTGTGCCGAACTCAAGCTGGACTTCTGCCATCAGGGGATACTGGACAAAGGGGAGGTGTTTAAAAAACTGGCAGGCTTCCATAAACTGAAAAAAAAGGAGGTGGCCTACATCGGGGACGACATCAATGACCTGGCGGCCTTCCGGTTGAGCGGGCTCCCGGTTTGCCCTGCTGACGCGCCTGTTTACATCAGGAAAATGGCCGCGGTGGTCACCAAGGCCAAAGGGGGGGAAGGGGTGCTGAGGGAGGTGGGCGACCTGGTGCTGGCCGCAAAAGGCATATTGTCGAAAATTTTGAAGCACAAGTAA
- a CDS encoding SLC13 family permease — protein MDFHQLIVFVVIALLVISLYKEWVNPALSFFGAVVALLLSGVLDPGEALMGLANQQVATIFLLMLITAGIRSIFGGGFFLKLFKDNLSPRAFMLRMMAFVSTLSAFLNNTPIVAFMVPYVKDWADRNNHSGSKFLIPLSFATITGGMITVIGTSTNLILLGLINEYGQQGLVYSDFVYLGILVTLFTWAYFYFVGYKLLPSNPPGIESIKGHIKEYIVETVVFGGSPLVGKSVADAGLRNLKDLFLVEVIRGDRVISPVAPGEVLEANDYLYFSGNTQSIYKLINEDNGLKIPKEDRMESRGQFNFTEAVVPANSDLIGMRIKDSDFRNRYNASIVALHRNGKRVPGKVGGMVLSGGDFLLLLAGENPRAAFGERNLFLISKSLKVFEKRPWWIGTLGVLSFATLVLGITGVVPLFTACLLILLALVVGKVLNLVEIRRHLDLNLLLVLVCSLAIGVALVKSGAGDSIAHFILSHVQSLGTVPVLATLFLATTLLTALITNAAAVSIMFPVAMSLAQITGIPSTPFFIAIAFAASGDFITPIGYQTNLMVYGPGGYSFKDFFKVGLPLTVVYMVTCIGFIAWYYQLT, from the coding sequence TTGGATTTTCACCAGCTTATTGTATTTGTCGTCATCGCCCTCCTCGTCATTTCCCTTTACAAAGAGTGGGTCAACCCCGCCTTGTCTTTTTTCGGGGCGGTGGTGGCGCTGCTGTTGAGCGGTGTCCTTGACCCTGGCGAGGCCTTGATGGGACTGGCCAACCAGCAGGTGGCAACCATATTCCTGCTGATGCTCATCACGGCAGGGATACGCTCCATCTTTGGTGGTGGGTTTTTCCTGAAATTGTTCAAAGACAACCTGTCCCCCCGCGCTTTCATGCTGCGGATGATGGCGTTTGTGTCCACCTTGTCGGCATTTTTGAACAACACCCCCATCGTGGCGTTTATGGTCCCTTATGTAAAGGATTGGGCCGACAGGAACAACCATTCCGGTTCCAAATTCCTGATCCCCCTCTCGTTTGCCACCATCACCGGTGGGATGATCACGGTTATCGGCACCTCCACCAACCTGATATTGCTGGGCCTGATCAACGAATACGGACAACAGGGACTGGTGTACAGCGATTTTGTTTACCTGGGGATTTTGGTTACCCTGTTTACGTGGGCCTACTTTTATTTTGTGGGGTACAAACTGCTTCCCTCCAACCCGCCAGGGATCGAAAGCATAAAAGGACACATCAAGGAGTATATCGTTGAAACCGTTGTGTTTGGAGGCTCCCCCCTGGTGGGCAAATCGGTGGCAGATGCCGGCCTTCGCAACCTCAAAGACCTTTTTTTGGTGGAAGTTATCCGGGGCGACCGCGTGATATCGCCCGTGGCCCCGGGCGAGGTCCTGGAAGCCAACGACTACCTGTACTTTTCGGGAAACACACAGTCGATTTATAAACTGATCAACGAGGACAATGGCCTGAAGATACCCAAAGAAGACCGGATGGAGTCCCGCGGGCAGTTCAACTTTACCGAAGCGGTTGTCCCCGCCAATTCCGATTTGATCGGCATGCGCATCAAGGACTCCGATTTCAGGAACCGGTACAACGCGAGCATCGTGGCACTGCACCGGAATGGAAAGCGGGTGCCCGGAAAAGTAGGCGGGATGGTCTTGTCCGGTGGCGACTTCCTGCTGTTGCTGGCAGGCGAAAACCCCAGGGCCGCCTTCGGGGAACGAAACCTGTTTTTGATCTCAAAGTCGTTAAAGGTATTTGAAAAGAGGCCATGGTGGATCGGCACCCTGGGCGTTTTGAGCTTTGCCACCCTGGTGTTGGGGATAACCGGGGTGGTCCCCCTGTTCACGGCCTGCCTGCTCATCCTGTTGGCGCTGGTGGTGGGCAAGGTGCTCAACCTGGTGGAAATCCGCAGGCACCTGGACTTGAACCTGCTGCTGGTGTTGGTGTGCTCGCTGGCCATAGGGGTCGCTTTGGTGAAGTCCGGGGCGGGCGATAGCATCGCGCATTTTATCCTGTCCCATGTGCAAAGTTTGGGGACTGTCCCGGTCCTGGCCACGCTCTTCCTGGCCACCACCTTGCTCACCGCACTGATCACCAATGCCGCGGCCGTGTCCATCATGTTTCCCGTGGCAATGTCCCTCGCCCAGATTACAGGTATTCCCTCCACGCCTTTTTTTATTGCCATCGCCTTTGCGGCATCCGGGGACTTCATTACGCCCATCGGCTACCAGACCAACCTGATGGTGTACGGCCCTGGCGGTTATTCATTTAAGGATTTTTTTAAAGTAGGCCTCCCCCTTACTGTTGTTTATATGGTAACTTGCATTGGTTTTATAGCTTGGTACTATCAATTAACTTGA
- the kdsA gene encoding 3-deoxy-8-phosphooctulonate synthase — protein sequence METFRNKVSVTEKITLGGGRLVLFAGPCAAESYDICMETGEAVKKVCEGLGIDYVFKASFDKANRTSASSYRGPSMEAGLDILSRVGKGLGVPTVTDVHEPYQCAAAAEVVDVLQIPAFLCRQTDLLVAAAKTGKAVKVKKGQFMAPEDMQYAVAKVRGAGNENVFLTERGVSFGYHNLVVDFRSLPIMRQYSPVVFDVTHSIQQPGGLGGKSGGQRAFAPYLARAAAAVGVDGFFVETHPDPSKALSDGPNMVPLEEMEGFLRMIKKYWDLAT from the coding sequence ATGGAAACATTCAGGAACAAGGTGTCGGTAACGGAAAAAATCACGCTGGGGGGCGGCCGCCTGGTACTGTTTGCAGGGCCATGTGCCGCTGAAAGCTATGACATCTGCATGGAAACAGGCGAGGCCGTGAAGAAGGTTTGCGAGGGGTTGGGCATCGACTACGTGTTCAAGGCCTCCTTTGACAAGGCCAACCGCACTTCGGCATCTTCGTATAGGGGCCCTTCAATGGAAGCCGGCCTCGACATACTGTCGAGGGTGGGGAAAGGGCTGGGCGTGCCCACGGTAACGGACGTGCACGAGCCCTACCAGTGTGCGGCCGCAGCGGAGGTGGTGGACGTTTTGCAGATACCGGCCTTCCTCTGCCGGCAAACCGATTTGTTGGTGGCCGCGGCCAAAACCGGCAAGGCCGTGAAGGTGAAGAAGGGCCAGTTTATGGCACCGGAAGACATGCAGTATGCCGTGGCCAAGGTGCGTGGGGCGGGCAATGAAAACGTGTTCCTGACCGAACGTGGCGTCAGCTTTGGCTATCACAACCTTGTGGTCGACTTCCGGTCGTTGCCCATCATGCGCCAATATTCGCCCGTGGTGTTTGACGTCACCCACAGCATCCAGCAACCCGGTGGACTGGGGGGAAAATCGGGGGGACAGCGGGCTTTCGCGCCCTACCTGGCCCGTGCGGCCGCAGCCGTAGGGGTGGATGGTTTTTTTGTGGAAACACACCCCGACCCATCAAAGGCATTGAGCGATGGCCCCAACATGGTGCCCCTTGAGGAAATGGAAGGCTTTTTAAGGATGATAAAAAAATATTGGGACCTGGCAACCTAA
- a CDS encoding penicillin acylase family protein: MKGIKFFISLAFTAALVWALNRSWDLSGMGLDSPLPPLGKFLDPFHGFWANAEPPIAYDHEIDIPGLKGQVTVTYDSLLIPHIFADNDDDLYRAMGYVTAQHRLWQMEFQTHAAAGRISEIIGEKALDFDRQQRRLGMVFGAENSARAHERDPVIHNMDQQYTEGVNAYIASLSYGELPLEYKLLDYEPEPWNELKMGLLLKNMSKTLNIGENDFEMTNALNLFGKEMLDVLYPDWEGVGDPIIDNPGGWKFKPITLDSIPLALPDQLVDLPPGPKVGKGVGSNNWAVGGLKTATGSPILANDPHLSLSMPSIWFAAHMKSPNVNVMGVTFTGAPVIILGFNDSISWGATNAQRDLVDWYKIQFKDDARNEYLSDGKWLPTRKVVEKFTVRGKDPFYDTVVYTHQGPVVYDKSFHGESEKNNYAFRWIAHDESLELKTFYLLNRAHNHHDYMAALEYFSGPAQNFAFASTDGDIAMRIQGKFPVRRPGEGKFVLDGTKTSTEWKAFIPNEQNIMVKNPQRGFVSSANQYPADLTYPYYIHSNSYEAYRNRRINQQLEGMDEITPADMMKLQNDNYNLQAAESLPLMLGLLDSASLSPAGREVFEQLKAWDFVNSPESIAATYYEVWYNSLYRSIWDEMTGSKATLSLPSDFTTIKLMKTDTTLSFYDVKSTPEKEDLPMLARQNFAKALDIVEAWKADHHNEPRWALFKDTTIGHLLRIGSFGYHVENGGNGSAINATKGSHGPSWRMVASMEKTGIKVWGVYPGGQSGNPGSRFYNNLLDHWARGQYYRLKFPHSEEETAPYRYYTTTLNPTSR; the protein is encoded by the coding sequence GTGAAAGGAATCAAATTTTTCATTTCATTGGCCTTCACCGCTGCCCTGGTGTGGGCACTCAACAGAAGCTGGGACCTGAGCGGCATGGGCCTCGACAGCCCCCTTCCCCCGCTGGGAAAATTCCTGGACCCGTTCCACGGGTTTTGGGCCAATGCCGAGCCCCCGATAGCCTACGACCATGAAATCGATATCCCGGGGCTAAAAGGCCAGGTGACCGTGACGTATGACAGCCTGCTGATACCGCACATTTTTGCCGACAACGATGACGACCTGTACCGGGCGATGGGCTATGTGACCGCCCAACACCGCCTGTGGCAAATGGAGTTTCAAACCCATGCCGCTGCCGGCAGGATATCGGAGATCATCGGGGAAAAAGCCCTGGATTTCGACCGCCAACAACGAAGGCTGGGGATGGTTTTTGGCGCGGAAAATTCCGCCCGTGCCCATGAGCGCGACCCGGTGATACACAATATGGACCAGCAGTACACCGAAGGCGTCAACGCCTATATTGCGTCCCTTTCGTATGGCGAACTGCCCCTGGAGTACAAACTCCTTGACTACGAACCGGAACCCTGGAACGAACTGAAAATGGGGCTCCTTCTCAAAAACATGTCCAAGACCCTGAACATCGGGGAGAACGACTTTGAGATGACCAATGCCCTCAACCTCTTTGGCAAGGAAATGCTGGACGTGCTCTATCCCGACTGGGAGGGGGTGGGCGACCCCATCATCGACAACCCGGGAGGATGGAAATTCAAGCCCATTACGCTGGATTCCATTCCCCTCGCCCTGCCCGACCAACTTGTGGACCTGCCCCCCGGCCCGAAGGTGGGGAAGGGCGTGGGCAGCAACAATTGGGCGGTGGGCGGCCTAAAAACCGCCACCGGCTCGCCCATACTGGCCAACGACCCCCACCTGTCGCTGAGCATGCCGTCCATCTGGTTTGCCGCCCACATGAAGAGCCCCAACGTGAACGTAATGGGCGTCACCTTTACCGGGGCACCGGTGATCATCCTGGGCTTCAACGATTCCATCAGCTGGGGGGCCACCAACGCACAGCGCGACCTGGTGGATTGGTATAAAATCCAGTTTAAGGACGATGCCCGAAACGAGTACCTCAGCGATGGGAAGTGGCTGCCCACCCGGAAGGTGGTGGAGAAGTTCACCGTGCGCGGCAAGGACCCGTTTTACGATACGGTAGTGTACACCCACCAGGGGCCTGTCGTTTACGACAAATCGTTCCATGGCGAGTCGGAAAAAAACAACTACGCCTTCCGGTGGATCGCCCATGACGAATCGCTTGAGTTGAAAACATTCTACCTGTTGAACCGGGCGCACAACCACCACGACTACATGGCCGCGTTGGAGTATTTCAGCGGCCCGGCACAGAACTTCGCCTTTGCCTCCACCGATGGCGACATTGCCATGCGCATCCAGGGAAAATTCCCCGTGCGCAGGCCAGGGGAAGGCAAGTTTGTGCTGGATGGCACCAAGACCTCCACGGAATGGAAGGCCTTCATCCCCAACGAACAAAACATTATGGTCAAAAACCCCCAGCGCGGGTTTGTCAGTTCTGCCAACCAGTACCCTGCGGACCTCACCTACCCCTACTACATCCACAGCAACTCCTACGAGGCCTACCGTAACCGGAGGATCAACCAGCAATTGGAGGGGATGGACGAAATCACCCCGGCCGATATGATGAAACTCCAGAACGACAATTACAACCTACAGGCTGCCGAAAGCCTTCCGCTCATGCTGGGTTTGCTGGATTCAGCCTCCCTCAGCCCCGCGGGGAGGGAAGTGTTTGAACAACTCAAGGCATGGGATTTTGTGAACTCACCCGAGTCCATTGCCGCCACCTATTACGAGGTATGGTACAACAGCCTTTACCGCAGCATCTGGGACGAGATGACCGGCAGCAAGGCCACCCTCAGCCTGCCTTCGGATTTCACTACCATAAAACTCATGAAAACGGACACCACTTTATCTTTCTATGATGTGAAGTCCACCCCGGAAAAAGAGGACCTCCCCATGCTGGCCCGTCAAAATTTTGCAAAAGCACTTGACATCGTGGAGGCATGGAAGGCCGACCACCACAACGAGCCCCGGTGGGCACTTTTCAAAGACACTACCATCGGGCACCTGCTGAGGATAGGGTCCTTTGGCTACCATGTGGAAAACGGGGGCAACGGTAGCGCCATCAACGCCACCAAAGGCAGCCATGGGCCAAGCTGGCGCATGGTCGCCAGCATGGAGAAGACGGGCATAAAAGTTTGGGGCGTTTATCCAGGCGGGCAAAGCGGCAACCCGGGCAGCCGGTTTTACAACAACCTGTTGGACCACTGGGCACGTGGCCAATACTACCGTTTGAAATTCCCTCATTCCGAAGAGGAAACTGCCCCTTATCGCTATTATACTACCACATTAAACCCCACATCCAGGTGA
- a CDS encoding four helix bundle protein produces MKSYRDLEIYTESKRLAVLVHSISLQLPKFELYEEGSQVRRSSKAVTSAIVEGFGRRRYKADYIKHLIYAQAECDETILHLDFLFETESWKDEEQYKSLVDDYDTLSKRINKFTQWVEDNLK; encoded by the coding sequence ATGAAAAGTTATCGGGACTTAGAAATATATACAGAGTCAAAACGGTTGGCAGTTCTAGTTCACAGTATATCCTTGCAGCTACCTAAATTCGAATTGTATGAAGAAGGCAGCCAGGTGAGACGATCATCTAAGGCCGTGACTTCCGCTATTGTTGAAGGATTTGGCAGGCGAAGGTATAAAGCAGATTACATTAAGCACCTGATCTATGCGCAAGCTGAATGTGATGAAACAATATTGCACCTTGATTTCTTATTTGAAACAGAGTCATGGAAAGACGAAGAACAATATAAAAGTCTTGTTGATGATTACGATACGTTGAGCAAACGAATTAATAAATTTACCCAATGGGTAGAAGACAATCTAAAGTAA
- the cysC gene encoding adenylyl-sulfate kinase → MKPSNLHTQPTKVNKQDREQLLAQKPLLIWFTGLSGSGKSTLAVALEKKLYGLGYKTCLLDGDNIRQGLNKDLGFDEASRVENIRRIAEVSKLMLDAGLIVVSAFISPFGADRQSVRQTVGDHAYMEIFVDCPLEICEQRDVKGLYKKARSGAINDFTGISSPYERPLHPDLILKTGEWGVDESLNLLLEKVLPRIKK, encoded by the coding sequence TTGAAACCTTCAAACCTCCACACCCAACCCACCAAGGTAAATAAACAGGACCGCGAGCAACTCCTGGCCCAAAAGCCACTCCTGATCTGGTTTACCGGACTGTCAGGGTCAGGAAAATCCACATTGGCGGTGGCGCTGGAGAAAAAACTGTATGGCCTGGGGTACAAAACCTGCCTGCTGGATGGCGACAATATCCGGCAGGGGTTGAACAAGGACCTGGGCTTCGATGAAGCATCAAGGGTTGAAAACATCAGGAGGATAGCGGAGGTGTCAAAACTTATGCTGGATGCGGGCCTGATAGTGGTTTCCGCCTTCATCTCCCCTTTTGGGGCCGACCGCCAGTCCGTGAGGCAAACGGTGGGGGACCACGCCTACATGGAAATATTTGTGGACTGCCCCCTGGAAATATGCGAGCAGCGGGACGTGAAAGGCCTGTATAAAAAGGCGCGCAGCGGGGCCATCAACGACTTCACGGGCATAAGCTCCCCTTACGAGCGGCCATTGCACCCGGATTTAATCCTGAAAACCGGTGAGTGGGGCGTGGATGAATCCTTAAATTTGTTGTTGGAAAAAGTATTGCCACGGATCAAAAAATGA
- a CDS encoding 3'(2'),5'-bisphosphate nucleotidase CysQ, translating to MPLKDLLNLAILASQEASKEILEVYHSENFETELKGDNSPLTAADKRAHGCIVKHLEKTGWPILSEEGKNIPYEVRKNWKQFWMVDPLDGTKEFIKRNDEFTVNIALIENQQPILGVLAVPVTGVVYYAAKGLGAFKKVAGHWPPATGDRQLTAGIRQPAATGNQQLATGNPQLVTGNRQLVTGNRQLVTGNRQLVTKVVASRSHMNEETKNFIEKLGDTEVVSAGSSLKFMLLAEGKADLYPRFGPTMEWDTAAAHGILKELGLQVVTTDSNTELVYNKENLLNPYFIAGNR from the coding sequence GTGCCCCTCAAAGACCTGCTAAACCTCGCCATCCTCGCCTCGCAAGAAGCCAGCAAGGAAATCCTCGAAGTCTACCATTCCGAAAATTTTGAAACGGAACTAAAAGGCGACAACTCGCCCCTGACGGCAGCAGATAAGCGGGCCCATGGCTGCATTGTAAAACATTTGGAGAAAACAGGATGGCCGATACTCAGCGAAGAGGGAAAAAACATTCCCTACGAAGTTCGAAAAAACTGGAAACAATTCTGGATGGTCGATCCCCTGGACGGCACCAAAGAGTTCATCAAGCGCAACGATGAGTTTACCGTCAACATTGCCCTGATCGAAAACCAACAACCTATTCTGGGTGTCCTTGCCGTTCCCGTCACCGGAGTTGTTTACTATGCAGCAAAAGGATTGGGAGCATTTAAGAAAGTTGCTGGCCACTGGCCACCGGCAACTGGAGACCGGCAACTAACAGCCGGCATCCGGCAACCGGCAGCAACTGGCAACCAGCAACTGGCAACCGGTAACCCACAACTGGTAACCGGCAACCGGCAACTGGTAACCGGCAACCGGCAACTGGTAACCGGCAACCGGCAACTGGTAACCAAAGTTGTCGCCTCCCGCTCCCACATGAATGAAGAAACCAAAAACTTCATAGAAAAGTTGGGCGATACGGAGGTAGTCTCTGCCGGCAGCAGTTTGAAATTCATGTTATTGGCCGAAGGCAAGGCCGACCTCTACCCACGCTTCGGCCCTACGATGGAATGGGACACCGCAGCCGCGCACGGGATTTTGAAGGAGTTGGGATTACAGGTAGTGACTACTGACTCAAACACGGAATTGGTTTATAATAAAGAGAATTTACTGAACCCATACTTCATCGCTGGCAACCGGTAA